CGCGATCGTACTGACGAGCGTCGCCGCGATGTAGTAGACGATGTGTTTCCGGGTCTCCGTCTCGCCGCGGACGACGGGCATCATCGGGAAGCCGCCGCGAGCGTAGTCGTCCTTGTACGCCAGCGCGAGGTTGTAGAAGTGCGCCGGCGTCCAGAGGAAGATGACGCCCGCGAGCGCGAGCGCGGGGAGTCCGATCTCGTTGGTGACCGCTGCCCAGCCGATCAGCGCGGGCAGCGCACCGGCGAACCCGCCGATGACCGTGTTCTGGACCGTGTTTGGCTTGAGCAGGAGCGTGTAGACGACGCTGTAGAAGAGGATCGCGGCGAATCCGAGCGCCGCCGCGAGCCTGTTGATCGTCAGGAAGACGGTCATCGACGCCGCCGTCAGGAAGAGGCCAAAGAGCAAGGCGTTGCGAACCGGCACGAGGTCGGTCGCCAGCGGTCGATCGGACGTCCGGGCCATCTGCCGATCGACGTCGCGTTCGAGGACGTGATTGAACGTGCCCGAGGCGCCGATCGCGAGCACGCCGCCGCCGAGCGTGGCGACGATCGTGGCAGCGTCGAGTTCCGGCCCCGCGGCGAGGGCCATCCCCGCGGCGGCGACGAGACAGAGCAGCCACATCAGCCGCGGCTTCATCATCTTGAAGTACGCGAACGCGGTCAACCGAGCGCGGGCGAGCCAGCCCGCGGGCAGCGTGCGTTCGGCTGCCGATCCCGTCGGGTCCTCGATCGGCTCCGGCTGTTCGATGGCGTCGTCCTCCTGGCCGGTCGCGAGTTCCAGGTCCCACGCGAGCGCGAGGACGACCGCCGTGAAGATCACGAGTCCGAGCGCGAGGTGGAGTCCCGGGACGATCGCGGCGGGGCCGACCGTCGCCGTCACGGCACCGACGCCGACCTGGACGACGTAGAGGACCGCTCCCGCGAGCAGGGTCGCCCGGACGCGACGGGAGACGTCACCCAGCGCAGCGCAGACCGCAGTCGCCGCGACGAGGACGCCGACGAGCACGGCGGCGATCCGGTGGCCCCACGCGATCGCGAGTTCCGTCTGGCTGAGGGGATCGGTCGGGGCGTGACAGGTCGGCCACGTCGTACACGCCGAGGCCGCGTTCGTGAGCGACGTCGTTGCCCCGACGATCAACAGGAGGTAGACGCCGACCGCAGTCGCTGCGAGCAGCGCGGAGAACCGTCGGTGCGTGTCGATCGGTCGGGGAAACGACTCGGTTGTCACGGCTGTTCTCGTCTGAATCCTTCGGCTCCGGCTATTTATTCGTCCCGCTTTTGCGCCCCCGCAGTCGTCGGGTCCCGGCTCGCAGCGAGCGCCCGTCGACCCAACACCCATGGTGGGCCCTCCCGTTCGTGGTGGTACTGTGGCGACGGGCGACTCCGATACCGCGTCAGCAGCGTCCT
The nucleotide sequence above comes from Halosolutus halophilus. Encoded proteins:
- a CDS encoding heme o synthase, encoding MTTESFPRPIDTHRRFSALLAATAVGVYLLLIVGATTSLTNAASACTTWPTCHAPTDPLSQTELAIAWGHRIAAVLVGVLVAATAVCAALGDVSRRVRATLLAGAVLYVVQVGVGAVTATVGPAAIVPGLHLALGLVIFTAVVLALAWDLELATGQEDDAIEQPEPIEDPTGSAAERTLPAGWLARARLTAFAYFKMMKPRLMWLLCLVAAAGMALAAGPELDAATIVATLGGGVLAIGASGTFNHVLERDVDRQMARTSDRPLATDLVPVRNALLFGLFLTAASMTVFLTINRLAAALGFAAILFYSVVYTLLLKPNTVQNTVIGGFAGALPALIGWAAVTNEIGLPALALAGVIFLWTPAHFYNLALAYKDDYARGGFPMMPVVRGETETRKHIVYYIAATLVSTIALAWITDLGALYATTVAVFGGVFLWAAVRLHFERTEAAAFRAFHASNAFLGAILVAILVDALALTGPLF